From the Pseudomonas baltica genome, one window contains:
- the yjgA gene encoding ribosome biogenesis factor YjgA, translating to MVDSYDDSLDEGKSKTQVKRELHALVDLGERLTTLKPDTLNKLPLTDALRKALADAPKHTANIARKRHIQFIGKLMRDQDTDAILQLLDQLDASTRQYNERFHNLERWRDRLITGTDAVLETFVGEYPDADRQHLRGLIRQAQHENAHNKPPASTRKIFKYIRDLDDSKRGLS from the coding sequence ATGGTTGATTCTTACGACGACTCCCTCGACGAGGGAAAAAGCAAAACTCAGGTCAAGCGTGAACTGCATGCGCTGGTGGATCTCGGTGAGCGCCTGACGACCCTCAAGCCGGACACGCTGAACAAGCTGCCGCTGACCGATGCGCTGCGCAAGGCGCTGGCCGATGCGCCCAAGCACACGGCGAATATCGCCCGCAAACGGCACATCCAGTTCATCGGCAAGCTGATGCGCGACCAGGACACCGACGCCATCCTGCAGTTGCTCGACCAGCTCGACGCTTCGACGCGCCAGTACAACGAACGCTTCCATAATCTGGAACGCTGGCGTGACCGCCTGATCACGGGCACCGATGCGGTCCTGGAGACCTTCGTCGGCGAATACCCCGACGCGGATCGACAGCACCTGCGCGGGCTGATCCGCCAGGCCCAGCACGAGAACGCCCATAACAAACCACCGGCGTCCACGCGCAAAATCTTCAAATACATCCGCGATCTGGATGACAGCAAACGCGGTTTGAGCTGA
- a CDS encoding FagA protein, whose translation MRAAFPDTPYQDNWRRLSLRIRCALEPDEPRLIDHYLAEGRYLASCTPTSPWTVAETSLRLLLDTACDHALPWHWRSLCLDLAWRPLRDLRAAASSLEHRRRWQGWAAQLAGCRLTPSLSSTELLQGYSDE comes from the coding sequence ATGAGGGCTGCCTTTCCGGATACACCCTACCAAGACAACTGGCGTCGGCTGAGCCTGCGGATTCGTTGTGCTCTGGAGCCTGACGAGCCGCGCCTGATCGATCATTACCTGGCAGAGGGTCGTTATCTCGCCAGTTGCACGCCGACTTCACCCTGGACAGTCGCCGAAACCTCCTTGCGACTGCTCCTCGATACCGCGTGTGATCACGCGCTGCCCTGGCATTGGCGCAGCCTGTGCCTCGATCTGGCGTGGCGACCCCTGCGCGACCTGCGCGCCGCCGCCAGCAGCCTCGAACATCGCCGCCGCTGGCAGGGGTGGGCCGCGCAGCTGGCCGGCTGCCGCCTCACGCCGTCTCTTTCCTCAACTGAACTGCTGCAAGGATATTCCGATGAGTAA
- the pmbA gene encoding metalloprotease PmbA, giving the protein MSAVQSVGPQALPALQEQVEQIIAEAKRQGASACEVAVSLEQGLSTSVRQREVETVEFNRDQGFGITLYVGQRKGSASTSASGPDAIRETVAAALAIAKHTSEDSASGLADAALMAREQQDFDLYHAWDITPEQAIEQALACEAAAFDTDPRIKNADGTTLNTHQGCRVYGNSHGFVGGYASTRHSLSCVMIAEADGQMQRDYWYDVNRKGPLLASAQSIGQRAAQRAASRLGARPVPTCEVPVLFSAELAGGLFGSFLGAISGGNLYRKSSFLEGTLGQRLFPEWLTLDERPHLRGGMASASFDGDGLATYAKPFVENGHLVSYVLGTYSGRKLGLPSTANSGGVHNLFVTHGVEDQDALIRRMGRGLLVTELMGSGLNMVTGDYSRGAAGFWVENGEIQFPVQEITIAGNMKDMFQQIVAIGSDLETRSNIHTGSVLIEKMMVAGS; this is encoded by the coding sequence ATGAGCGCAGTCCAAAGCGTCGGTCCGCAGGCCTTGCCGGCACTGCAGGAGCAAGTCGAGCAGATCATCGCCGAAGCCAAGCGTCAGGGCGCCAGTGCCTGTGAAGTGGCGGTATCGCTGGAACAGGGGCTGTCGACGTCGGTGCGTCAGCGCGAAGTCGAAACCGTGGAGTTCAACCGCGACCAGGGTTTTGGTATCACCTTGTACGTTGGCCAGCGCAAGGGCTCGGCCAGTACCTCGGCCAGCGGCCCGGACGCCATTCGCGAAACCGTGGCGGCGGCCCTTGCGATCGCCAAGCATACGTCCGAAGACTCCGCGTCCGGGCTGGCCGATGCTGCCCTGATGGCCCGCGAGCAGCAAGACTTCGATCTGTACCATGCCTGGGATATCACCCCCGAGCAGGCCATCGAGCAGGCGCTGGCGTGCGAGGCGGCAGCCTTCGATACCGATCCACGCATCAAGAACGCCGACGGCACCACCCTCAATACTCATCAGGGCTGCCGCGTGTACGGCAACAGCCACGGCTTCGTCGGCGGTTACGCGTCCACCCGCCACAGCCTCAGCTGCGTGATGATCGCCGAGGCTGACGGGCAGATGCAGCGCGACTATTGGTACGACGTCAATCGCAAGGGCCCCTTGCTGGCCTCGGCGCAGAGCATCGGCCAGCGTGCCGCGCAACGAGCGGCCAGCCGTCTGGGCGCGCGGCCAGTGCCGACCTGCGAAGTACCCGTGCTGTTTTCCGCCGAGCTGGCGGGAGGGCTGTTCGGTAGCTTCCTGGGGGCTATTTCGGGCGGCAACCTGTACCGCAAATCGTCGTTCCTCGAAGGCACCCTGGGCCAGCGTCTGTTCCCGGAGTGGTTGACCCTCGACGAGCGGCCACACCTGCGCGGCGGTATGGCCAGCGCCTCCTTCGACGGTGATGGCCTGGCAACCTACGCCAAGCCGTTCGTCGAAAACGGCCATTTGGTGTCCTACGTGCTCGGTACCTATTCCGGGCGCAAGCTGGGCCTGCCAAGCACCGCCAACTCGGGCGGCGTGCACAATCTGTTCGTCACCCATGGGGTCGAGGACCAGGATGCGCTGATTCGGCGCATGGGCCGTGGCCTGTTGGTGACCGAGCTGATGGGCAGCGGCTTGAACATGGTCACCGGCGATTACTCCCGTGGCGCGGCGGGCTTCTGGGTCGAAAACGGCGAAATCCAGTTCCCCGTTCAGGAAATCACCATTGCCGGCAATATGAAGGACATGTTCCAGCAGATCGTGGCGATCGGCAGCGATCTGGAGACGCGCAGCAATATCCATACGGGCTCGGTTCTGATCGAGAAAATGATGGTGGCAGGTAGCTGA
- a CDS encoding class II fumarate hydratase, which yields MSNTRIERDSMGELHVPEQALYGAQTQRAVNNFPISHQRMPTQFIRALILAKAAAAHANIELEQISAAQGKAIVGACEQLLAGDFMQHFPVDIYQTGSGTSSNMNANEVIATLATRLLGDTVNPNDHVNCGQSSNDIIPTTIHVSASLALHEQLLPALGYLVDVTERKAAEVHQYIKTGRTHLMDAMPVRMSQVLNGWAAQLKANIVHLQAQLPALQSLAQGGTAVGTGINAHPEFALRFSSHLSALTRVQFVPGKNLFALIGSQDTAVAVSGQLKGTAVSLMKIANDLRWMNSGPLAGLGEIELEGLQPGSSIMPGKVNPVIPEATAMVAAQVIGNDATITVAGQSGNFELNVMLPIIAQNLLSSIELMANSSRLLADKAIATFRVNDAKLKEALSRNPILVTALNPIIGYQKAAEIAKLAYKQGRPIIDVALENTDLQRSQLEALLDPEKLTAGGI from the coding sequence ATGAGTAATACCCGTATCGAGCGCGACAGCATGGGCGAACTGCACGTCCCCGAGCAGGCCTTGTATGGTGCCCAGACTCAGCGCGCGGTCAATAATTTCCCGATCAGCCATCAGCGCATGCCGACGCAGTTCATCCGTGCCCTGATCCTCGCCAAGGCCGCCGCCGCCCACGCCAATATCGAGCTGGAACAGATCAGCGCCGCGCAGGGCAAGGCCATCGTCGGCGCTTGCGAGCAATTACTGGCCGGGGATTTCATGCAGCACTTCCCTGTGGATATCTACCAGACCGGCTCCGGCACCAGTTCCAACATGAACGCCAACGAAGTCATCGCCACCTTGGCCACGCGGCTGCTGGGCGATACCGTCAACCCCAACGACCACGTCAACTGCGGCCAGAGCAGTAACGACATCATCCCCACCACCATTCACGTCAGCGCCTCTCTAGCCCTGCACGAACAGCTGCTGCCAGCCCTCGGCTATCTGGTCGACGTCACCGAGCGCAAGGCCGCCGAGGTGCATCAGTACATCAAGACCGGCCGCACCCATTTGATGGACGCCATGCCGGTCCGCATGAGCCAGGTCCTCAACGGCTGGGCCGCGCAACTCAAGGCCAATATCGTCCACCTGCAAGCGCAGCTGCCAGCCCTGCAATCCCTGGCCCAGGGCGGCACTGCTGTGGGCACGGGGATCAATGCGCATCCGGAATTCGCCTTGCGCTTCAGCAGCCACCTCAGCGCGCTGACCCGTGTGCAGTTCGTGCCGGGCAAGAACCTGTTCGCGCTCATCGGCTCTCAGGACACCGCCGTGGCGGTGTCGGGGCAGCTCAAGGGTACTGCGGTGTCGCTGATGAAAATCGCCAACGACCTGCGCTGGATGAACTCCGGGCCGCTGGCCGGCCTCGGCGAGATCGAGCTCGAAGGCTTGCAGCCTGGCTCTTCGATCATGCCCGGCAAGGTCAATCCGGTGATCCCGGAAGCCACCGCGATGGTCGCGGCACAGGTCATCGGCAACGACGCCACCATCACCGTGGCCGGACAGTCGGGGAATTTCGAGCTCAACGTGATGCTGCCGATCATCGCTCAAAACCTGCTGAGCAGCATCGAGTTGATGGCCAATAGCTCGCGGCTGCTGGCCGACAAGGCGATTGCCACTTTCCGCGTCAACGACGCCAAGCTCAAGGAGGCGTTGTCGCGCAACCCGATCCTGGTCACGGCGCTTAACCCGATCATCGGCTACCAGAAGGCCGCCGAGATCGCCAAGCTGGCCTACAAGCAGGGGCGTCCGATCATTGATGTCGCGCTGGAAAATACCGATCTGCAACGCAGCCAGCTGGAAGCCTTGCTGGATCCCGAAAAGCTGACGGCGGGCGGTATCTGA